A part of Caretta caretta isolate rCarCar2 chromosome 1, rCarCar1.hap1, whole genome shotgun sequence genomic DNA contains:
- the LOC125641613 gene encoding uncharacterized protein LOC125641613 yields MQSPPSQATTQPQIHRRASACSKREVLDLIACWGDESVMAELRSKKRNANTYAKVSRAMTERGYSRDTKQCRTKIKELGQAYQKAREANRRSRSQPHTCRFYRELNAILGGEDTTTPPLSVDTCKGGVARSEEDEFLEDEEEEEDSAQAASGESVFPPSQELFLMLKPIASPYSQSMLPDHDSGEGTSAGENVSMWPLSTPSQRLVQIRRRKKQTLDYMFAELVQSSHTDRARLNVWRQTIAESRKALHEYKERRDACDAVVKLMGQQNDVLHCVVDLMRERQQDHRLPLQPLNNCPLSSPSSIASSPRRPRTQQVGYGDPHSQPQRIAQAAESWHMLNFYLVSDLVLPSSSTPISQYPPPTPI; encoded by the exons atgcagagtccaccatcacaggcaaccACGCAGCCCCAGATTCACAGACGAGCTTCAGCATGttccaaacgggaggtactggatctcattgcatgttggggagatgaatctgttatggcagaactacgttccaaaaaaaggaaCGCAAATACgtatgctaaagtctccagggccatgacggaaagaggctactcaaGGGACACAAaacagtgtcgtacaaaaatcaaggagcttgggcaagcgtaccaaaaagccagggaggcgaacaGGCGCTCtaggtcacagccccatacatgccgcttctaccgtgagctgaATGCAATTTTGGGGGGTGAGGACActactaccccaccactgtccgtggacacctgcaaggggggagtagcacggagcgaggaggatgagtttttggaggacgaagaggaggaggaggacagtgcacaggcggcaagtggggaatctgttttcccccctagccaggaactattcttaatgctgaagccaatagcctccccctactcccaaagcatgctcccggaccatgactctggagaaggcacttctg caggtgaaaatgtttcaatgtggcccctatctactccgtcccagaggctggtccagattagaaggcggaaaaaacaaactctggactacatgtttgccgagctcgtgcagtcctcccacactgatagggcccggttgaatgtgtggaggcaaacaattgcggagtcgcgtaaagcgttacatgaatacaaagagaggagggacgcaTGCGATGCtgtggtcaagctcatggggcaGCAAAATGACGTGCTTcactgtgtggtggatctaatgcgggaaaggcagcaagaccacagactgccgctgcagcccctgaacaactgccctctctcctccccaagttccatagcctcctcacccagacgcccaagaacacagcAGGtaggctacggggacccacacagtcaaccccagaggattgcacaagcagcagaaagctggcatatgctaaatttttatttggtttctgatcttgtccttccctcctcctccacccccatatCCCAatatccccctcccactcccatctag